From Elaeis guineensis isolate ETL-2024a chromosome 16, EG11, whole genome shotgun sequence, a single genomic window includes:
- the LOC105059087 gene encoding protein SRC2 homolog, with amino-acid sequence MASRYEVEVTIGSARDLKNVNWRHGDLQPYAVVWIDPASKCSTKVAVDGDVNPEWDEKVVLSLPPGQTLDDAVLFIDIVHAGAAEDVKPLVGSARLPLREVIDDAGIGGKASRALKLKRPSGRPHGKLDVRVAIKEPSRYYDPYAPPYGQRSVSRDYQYGYGQPYAAAPPPAGYPYSTPAPPPAGTGYPYGAPAPAYGAPPVYASGSYGAAGSYGAPPVAPVEEKKKSKFGMGTGLAVGAAAGVLGGLALAEGIDYVEDKIADDAAEKVEDDLGYDDGGYDGDDF; translated from the coding sequence ATGGCGTCGCGCTACGAGGTGGAGGTGACCATCGGGTCGGCGCGCGACCTCAAGAACGTGAACTGGCGGCACGGCGATCTCCAGCCCTACGCCGTCGTCTGGATCGACCCCGCCTCCAAGTGCTCCACCAAAGTCGCCGTCGACGGCGACGTCAACCCTGAATGGGACGAGAAGGTTGTCCTCTCCTTACCCCCCGGCCAAACCCTGGACGATGCCGTCCTCTTTATCGACATCGTCCACGCCGGCGCCGCAGAAGACGTCAAACCCCTCGTCGGCTCCGCCCGTCTCCCCCTCCGCGAGGTCATCGACGACGCCGGCATCGGCGGCAAGGCATCTCGCGCCCTCAAGCTCAAGCGCCCCTCCGGCCGCCCCCATGGCAAGCTTGACGTCAGGGTTGCCATCAAGGAGCCCTCCCGCTACTACGACCCCTACGCCCCGCCCTACGGCCAGCGCTCCGTCTCCCGGGACTACCAGTACGGCTACGGCCAGCCGTACGCGGCGGCGCCACCTCCGGCGGGGTACCCTTACTCCACCCCAGCGCCGCCACCGGCGGGAACCGGGTACCCGTACGGGGCACCGGCGCCGGCTTACGGAGCTCCGCCGGTGTATGCATCGGGATCGTACGGGGCGGCGGGATCATACGGGGCGCCGCCGGTGGCGCCggtggaggagaagaaaaagtcAAAGTTTGGGATGGGAACGGGGCTGGCGGTCGGGGCGGCGGCTGGTGTTCTTGGGGGTTTGGCGTTGGCGGAGGGAATAGATTACGTCGAGGATAAGATCGCCGACGACGCGGCGGAGAAGGTGGAGGACGATCTCGGGTACGATGATGGCGGCTACGACGGTGATGACTTCTGA
- the LOC105059086 gene encoding N6-adenosine-methyltransferase non-catalytic subunit MTB isoform X2 translates to MDVRYSKTEENEDREGTDERKHRSSKSQKHSSVKEAQKRDSGRRRSSGDRKKSSSSSSGDGSEYDRKRESHTKIPRKNPDERSEKRSSEGYQEIESASIRRSRYEENERHSSRKSSMKPSESSYVGKSDSKGGKAVDHSKHGFARDGKQDHGNESSDSKCNVVDSSAGKGFRSSSTREEKTEDGETCKSRGRMVGQDEDSMSVTAPYEARPDVHEDDKWRRVFERSPEAEGNENDHRYSISKPHEQKSENYRQHQDSAYGSRDEVQIQERSISRDEEMRDRIGREVRYTKRSRTPERSGRHRKEEDDHDRGNSESDNEKNIGLKGREWERKGYKDDRSSKGKDRSWNDENGDREASKDHWKRNQTRQDSKDRESDSGHVKEWDLQWCEQEMVDGENLHGKPGYRKNARIRPDGVKASSASRNAYESSDSIEIKPNKNLDFGKEESSSIHFGRRSELGSQQDFTSGVNDGMGEYPPEKKGKIAYGYGDELQVTYQDHGSPMDQMSTRNSLDSHAKEGREQGDTNYDHTGLSQSNDSQHPFGNIQGSGSVNRPPQQGLKGGRPVRGGRGRLTGRDAQWDAIPSPMMGPSFGPLSLPPGPMQSFGPNMSHLPGPPIPPGVFFPPFPGPLIWPGARGVDMNMLAVRPSISPIHPPGPVGPRFAPNMGTGPNHGMYFNQPGLGRGIPSNMSGSGLNAMGVGGHGMPHDKAPSSWGPQRNSGPSKGPSRGEQNDYSQNFVDTGMRPQNFIRELELTSVVEDYPKLRELIQKKDEIVAKSASPPMYYKCDLREHVLSPEFFGTKFDVILVDPPWEEYVHRAPGVTDHMEYWKFEEIMNLMIEAIADTPSFIFLWVGDGVGLEQGRQCLKKWGFRRCEDICWVKTNKTNATPALRHDSHTLCQHSKEHCLMGIKGTVRRSTDGHIIHANIDTDVMIAEEPAYGSTKKPDDLYRIIEHFSLGRRRLELFGEDHNIRSGWLTVGKGLSSSNFNSEAYIRNFAGKDGNVWQGGGGRNPPPDAPHLVQTTPDIESLRPKSPPPKSQQLQPIPLMSGSNSNNRRCMGNSPQKSTPVPFSGFYQDVLGPDPANALPWTPSQVGASKGPDGGYGRPDNGKFEGFRFDACVQASGDYHEFESH, encoded by the exons ATGGATGTTAGGTACAGTAAAACTGAAGAAAATGAAGACCGGGAAGGCACTGATGAGAGGAAGCATCGGTCAAGCAAGTCACAGAAGCACAGTAGTGTCAAAGAAGCTCAGAAACGGGATAGTGGAAGGAGAAGAAGCTCTGGAGATAGGAAAAAGTCAAGCAGCTCAAGCAGTGGAGATGGAAGTGAGTATGACAGGAAAAGAGAATCGCATACCAAGATTCCAAGAAAGAATCCAGATGAGAGAAGTGAAAAGAGATCGAGTGAAGGGTATCAGGAAATAGAATCAGCGAGCATTAGGAGGAGCAGGTATGAAGAGAATGAGAGGCATTCTTCTAGGAAATCAAGCATGAAACCTTCTGAAAGTAGTTATGTGGGGAAATctgattcaaaaggtgggaaagcTGTTGACCATAGCAAGCATGGGTTTGCCAGAGATGGAAAGCAGGATCATGGAAATGAATCAAGTGACTCCAAATGTAACGTTGTGGATTCTAGTGCTGGTAAGGGTTTCAGGTCCAGTAGTACTAGGGAAGAGAAAACAGAAGATGGAGAAACATGTAAAAGTAGGGGCAGAATGGTTGGTCAAGATGAAGATAGTATGTCAGTTACTGCACCTTATGAAGCTAGACCAGACGTACATGAAGATGATAAATGGAGAAGGGTGTTTGAAAGATCACCTGAGGCAGAAGGAAATGAGAATGACCACAGGTATAGCATCAGCAAGCCACATGAGCAGAAATCTGAGAACTATAGACAACATCAAGACTCAGCATATGGCAGTCGTGATGAAGTTCAAATCCAGGAAAGGTCTATTTCTAGGGATGAAGAGATGAGAGATAGAATTGGGAGGGAAGTTAGATATACCAAAAGGTCACGAACACCTGAGAGAAGTGGAAGGCATCGTAAGGAGGAGGATGACCATGACCGAGGCAATTCAGAATCTGACAATGAAAAGAATATTGGGCTTAAGGGTAGAGAATGGGAAAGAAAAGGTTACAAGGATGATAGGTCTTCCAAAGGAAAAGATAGGAGCTGGAATGATGAAAATGGGGATCGGGAAGCTTCAAAAGACCACTGGAAAAGAAATCAGACTAGGCAAGATTCCAAAGATAGGGAGAGTGATTCTGGTCATGTCAAGGAGTGGGATTTGCAATGGTGTGAGCAAGAAATGGTGGATGGTGAGAACCTTCATGGCAAACCTGGCTATAGAAAAAATGCTAGAATCAGGCCGGATGGTGTAAAAGCATCATCAGCCTCTAGGAATGCTTATGAGAGTTCTGATTCTATAGAGATCAAACCAAACAAGAATCTTGACTTTGGAAAAGAGGAGTCttcttccatacattttgggCGGAGATCTGAACTGGGTTCACAGCAGGATTTCACTTCAGGAGTAAATGATGGGATGGGGGAGTATCCACCTGAGAAAAAGGGTAAAATAGCATATGGCTATGGAGATGAATTACAGGTAACATACCAAGATCACGGTTCACCTATGGATCAAATGTCCACAAGGAATTCTCTTGATTCTCATGCCAAAGAAGGACGAGAACAGGGTGATACAAATTATGATCATACAGGACTGAGCCAAAGCAATGATTCACAACATCCATTTGGGAATATTCAGGGATCAGGTTCTGTTAATAGGCCTCCACAACAAGGACTAAAAGGGGGCAGGCCtgtaagaggaggaagaggaaggctAACTGGGAGGGATGCTCAATGGGATGCAATTCCATCGCCTATGATGGGCCCTTCATTTGGTCCTCTCAGCTTGCCACCAGGACCGATGCAGTCGTTTGGGCCAAATATGTCGCACTTACCTGGCCCACCCATCCCCCCTGGTGTTTTCTTTCCCCCATTTCCAGGGCCACTCATTTGGCCTGGAGCTCGAGGTGTTGATATGAATATGTTAGCTGTCCGTCCCAGCATTTCTCCAATTCATCCACCTGGGCCTGTAGGACCTAGGTTTGCACCTAATATGGGAACTGGCCCTAATCATGGCATGTACTTCAATCAACCAGGCCTGGGAAGAGGAATACCCTCTAACATGTCAGGCTCTGGTCTAAATGCGATGGGAGTAGGTGGCCATGGGATGCCACATGATAAAGCACCTAGCAGTTGGGGTCCACAAAGAAATAGTGGGCCTTCTAAAGGTCCCTCAAGGGGAGAGCAAAATGATTACTCGCAGAATTTTGTTGACACTGGTATGAGACCGCAGAATTTCATCAGAGAGCTGGAGCTCACTAGTGTTGTGGAAGACTATCCGAAGCTGAGGGAACTAATCCAGAAGAAAGATGAAATTGTTGCCAAGTCTGCTTCCCCACCCATGTACTATAAATGTGACTTGCGTGAACATGTACTCTCCCCTGAGTTTTTTGGCACAAAGTTTGATGTTATTCTTGTGGATCCTCCATGGGAGGAATATGTTCATCGAGCTCCTGGTGTTACTGACCACATGGAATACTGGAAATTTGAAGAGATAATGAATTTGATGATTGAG GCAATAGCTGACACTCCTTCATTTATCTTCCTCTGGGTTGGTGATGGTGTGGGACTTGAACAGGGTCGTCAGTGTTTGAAGAAG TGGGGATTTCGGAGATGTGAGGATATTTGTTGGGTGAAAACCAACAAAACAAATGCAACTCCTGCCTTGAGGCATGATTCTCATACTTTGTGTCAGCACTCGAAG GAACACTGCTTGATGGGCATAAAAGGAACTGTTCGTCGTAGCACAGATGGACATATCATTCATGCCAATATTGACACAGATGTGATGATAGCTGAAGAACCTGCTTATG GTTCAACAAAAAAGCCGGATGATTTATATAGGATCATCGAGCATTTCTCTCTTGGCAGGAGGCGGCTTGAACTGTTTGGTGAGGACCATAATATTCGCTCAGGTTGGCTTACAGTAGGGAAGGGATTATCatcatcaaattttaattctgag GCATATATCAGGAATTTTGCCGGTAAAGATGGAAATGTCTGGCAAGGAGGTGGGGGCCGGAATCCACCGCCTGATGCTCCTCATCTTGTGCAGACAACCCCGGATATAGAAAGCTTGCGGCCCAAATCGCCTCCCCCAAAGAGCCAGCAGCTGCAACCCATACCTCTGATGTCCGGTAGCAATTCTAACAACAGAAGATGTATGGGAAATTCCCCACAGAAGTCCACACCTGTGCCCTTTTCTGGGTTTTATCAGGACGTTTTGGGTCCGGACCCAGCAAATGCTCTTCCGTGGACTCCTTCCCAAGTGGGAGCATCGAAAGGGCCAGATGGTGGCTATGGGAGGCCTGACAATGGAAAATTTGAAGGTTTTCGGTTTGATGCTTGTGTACAAGCAAGCGGTGATTATCATGAGTTTGAGTCTCACTGA
- the LOC105059086 gene encoding uncharacterized protein isoform X1 yields MIALPPSPPLPSPCLPSRSETLLSASANGGDPFPVRCREELSLAATDRPGNWYSKTEENEDREGTDERKHRSSKSQKHSSVKEAQKRDSGRRRSSGDRKKSSSSSSGDGSEYDRKRESHTKIPRKNPDERSEKRSSEGYQEIESASIRRSRYEENERHSSRKSSMKPSESSYVGKSDSKGGKAVDHSKHGFARDGKQDHGNESSDSKCNVVDSSAGKGFRSSSTREEKTEDGETCKSRGRMVGQDEDSMSVTAPYEARPDVHEDDKWRRVFERSPEAEGNENDHRYSISKPHEQKSENYRQHQDSAYGSRDEVQIQERSISRDEEMRDRIGREVRYTKRSRTPERSGRHRKEEDDHDRGNSESDNEKNIGLKGREWERKGYKDDRSSKGKDRSWNDENGDREASKDHWKRNQTRQDSKDRESDSGHVKEWDLQWCEQEMVDGENLHGKPGYRKNARIRPDGVKASSASRNAYESSDSIEIKPNKNLDFGKEESSSIHFGRRSELGSQQDFTSGVNDGMGEYPPEKKGKIAYGYGDELQVTYQDHGSPMDQMSTRNSLDSHAKEGREQGDTNYDHTGLSQSNDSQHPFGNIQGSGSVNRPPQQGLKGGRPVRGGRGRLTGRDAQWDAIPSPMMGPSFGPLSLPPGPMQSFGPNMSHLPGPPIPPGVFFPPFPGPLIWPGARGVDMNMLAVRPSISPIHPPGPVGPRFAPNMGTGPNHGMYFNQPGLGRGIPSNMSGSGLNAMGVGGHGMPHDKAPSSWGPQRNSGPSKGPSRGEQNDYSQNFVDTGMRPQNFIRELELTSVVEDYPKLRELIQKKDEIVAKSASPPMYYKCDLREHVLSPEFFGTKFDVILVDPPWEEYVHRAPGVTDHMEYWKFEEIMNLMIEAIADTPSFIFLWVGDGVGLEQGRQCLKKWGFRRCEDICWVKTNKTNATPALRHDSHTLCQHSKEHCLMGIKGTVRRSTDGHIIHANIDTDVMIAEEPAYGSTKKPDDLYRIIEHFSLGRRRLELFGEDHNIRSGWLTVGKGLSSSNFNSEAYIRNFAGKDGNVWQGGGGRNPPPDAPHLVQTTPDIESLRPKSPPPKSQQLQPIPLMSGSNSNNRRCMGNSPQKSTPVPFSGFYQDVLGPDPANALPWTPSQVGASKGPDGGYGRPDNGKFEGFRFDACVQASGDYHEFESH; encoded by the exons ATGAtagccctccctccctccccccctcTCCCGAGTCCCTGCCTCCCATCGAGATCGGAAACCCTGCTCTCCGCCTCCGCCAACGGGGGGGACCCCTTCCCCGTCCGCTGCCGCGAGGAGCTATCGCTGGCAGCCACCGACCGCCCGGGTAACTG GTACAGTAAAACTGAAGAAAATGAAGACCGGGAAGGCACTGATGAGAGGAAGCATCGGTCAAGCAAGTCACAGAAGCACAGTAGTGTCAAAGAAGCTCAGAAACGGGATAGTGGAAGGAGAAGAAGCTCTGGAGATAGGAAAAAGTCAAGCAGCTCAAGCAGTGGAGATGGAAGTGAGTATGACAGGAAAAGAGAATCGCATACCAAGATTCCAAGAAAGAATCCAGATGAGAGAAGTGAAAAGAGATCGAGTGAAGGGTATCAGGAAATAGAATCAGCGAGCATTAGGAGGAGCAGGTATGAAGAGAATGAGAGGCATTCTTCTAGGAAATCAAGCATGAAACCTTCTGAAAGTAGTTATGTGGGGAAATctgattcaaaaggtgggaaagcTGTTGACCATAGCAAGCATGGGTTTGCCAGAGATGGAAAGCAGGATCATGGAAATGAATCAAGTGACTCCAAATGTAACGTTGTGGATTCTAGTGCTGGTAAGGGTTTCAGGTCCAGTAGTACTAGGGAAGAGAAAACAGAAGATGGAGAAACATGTAAAAGTAGGGGCAGAATGGTTGGTCAAGATGAAGATAGTATGTCAGTTACTGCACCTTATGAAGCTAGACCAGACGTACATGAAGATGATAAATGGAGAAGGGTGTTTGAAAGATCACCTGAGGCAGAAGGAAATGAGAATGACCACAGGTATAGCATCAGCAAGCCACATGAGCAGAAATCTGAGAACTATAGACAACATCAAGACTCAGCATATGGCAGTCGTGATGAAGTTCAAATCCAGGAAAGGTCTATTTCTAGGGATGAAGAGATGAGAGATAGAATTGGGAGGGAAGTTAGATATACCAAAAGGTCACGAACACCTGAGAGAAGTGGAAGGCATCGTAAGGAGGAGGATGACCATGACCGAGGCAATTCAGAATCTGACAATGAAAAGAATATTGGGCTTAAGGGTAGAGAATGGGAAAGAAAAGGTTACAAGGATGATAGGTCTTCCAAAGGAAAAGATAGGAGCTGGAATGATGAAAATGGGGATCGGGAAGCTTCAAAAGACCACTGGAAAAGAAATCAGACTAGGCAAGATTCCAAAGATAGGGAGAGTGATTCTGGTCATGTCAAGGAGTGGGATTTGCAATGGTGTGAGCAAGAAATGGTGGATGGTGAGAACCTTCATGGCAAACCTGGCTATAGAAAAAATGCTAGAATCAGGCCGGATGGTGTAAAAGCATCATCAGCCTCTAGGAATGCTTATGAGAGTTCTGATTCTATAGAGATCAAACCAAACAAGAATCTTGACTTTGGAAAAGAGGAGTCttcttccatacattttgggCGGAGATCTGAACTGGGTTCACAGCAGGATTTCACTTCAGGAGTAAATGATGGGATGGGGGAGTATCCACCTGAGAAAAAGGGTAAAATAGCATATGGCTATGGAGATGAATTACAGGTAACATACCAAGATCACGGTTCACCTATGGATCAAATGTCCACAAGGAATTCTCTTGATTCTCATGCCAAAGAAGGACGAGAACAGGGTGATACAAATTATGATCATACAGGACTGAGCCAAAGCAATGATTCACAACATCCATTTGGGAATATTCAGGGATCAGGTTCTGTTAATAGGCCTCCACAACAAGGACTAAAAGGGGGCAGGCCtgtaagaggaggaagaggaaggctAACTGGGAGGGATGCTCAATGGGATGCAATTCCATCGCCTATGATGGGCCCTTCATTTGGTCCTCTCAGCTTGCCACCAGGACCGATGCAGTCGTTTGGGCCAAATATGTCGCACTTACCTGGCCCACCCATCCCCCCTGGTGTTTTCTTTCCCCCATTTCCAGGGCCACTCATTTGGCCTGGAGCTCGAGGTGTTGATATGAATATGTTAGCTGTCCGTCCCAGCATTTCTCCAATTCATCCACCTGGGCCTGTAGGACCTAGGTTTGCACCTAATATGGGAACTGGCCCTAATCATGGCATGTACTTCAATCAACCAGGCCTGGGAAGAGGAATACCCTCTAACATGTCAGGCTCTGGTCTAAATGCGATGGGAGTAGGTGGCCATGGGATGCCACATGATAAAGCACCTAGCAGTTGGGGTCCACAAAGAAATAGTGGGCCTTCTAAAGGTCCCTCAAGGGGAGAGCAAAATGATTACTCGCAGAATTTTGTTGACACTGGTATGAGACCGCAGAATTTCATCAGAGAGCTGGAGCTCACTAGTGTTGTGGAAGACTATCCGAAGCTGAGGGAACTAATCCAGAAGAAAGATGAAATTGTTGCCAAGTCTGCTTCCCCACCCATGTACTATAAATGTGACTTGCGTGAACATGTACTCTCCCCTGAGTTTTTTGGCACAAAGTTTGATGTTATTCTTGTGGATCCTCCATGGGAGGAATATGTTCATCGAGCTCCTGGTGTTACTGACCACATGGAATACTGGAAATTTGAAGAGATAATGAATTTGATGATTGAG GCAATAGCTGACACTCCTTCATTTATCTTCCTCTGGGTTGGTGATGGTGTGGGACTTGAACAGGGTCGTCAGTGTTTGAAGAAG TGGGGATTTCGGAGATGTGAGGATATTTGTTGGGTGAAAACCAACAAAACAAATGCAACTCCTGCCTTGAGGCATGATTCTCATACTTTGTGTCAGCACTCGAAG GAACACTGCTTGATGGGCATAAAAGGAACTGTTCGTCGTAGCACAGATGGACATATCATTCATGCCAATATTGACACAGATGTGATGATAGCTGAAGAACCTGCTTATG GTTCAACAAAAAAGCCGGATGATTTATATAGGATCATCGAGCATTTCTCTCTTGGCAGGAGGCGGCTTGAACTGTTTGGTGAGGACCATAATATTCGCTCAGGTTGGCTTACAGTAGGGAAGGGATTATCatcatcaaattttaattctgag GCATATATCAGGAATTTTGCCGGTAAAGATGGAAATGTCTGGCAAGGAGGTGGGGGCCGGAATCCACCGCCTGATGCTCCTCATCTTGTGCAGACAACCCCGGATATAGAAAGCTTGCGGCCCAAATCGCCTCCCCCAAAGAGCCAGCAGCTGCAACCCATACCTCTGATGTCCGGTAGCAATTCTAACAACAGAAGATGTATGGGAAATTCCCCACAGAAGTCCACACCTGTGCCCTTTTCTGGGTTTTATCAGGACGTTTTGGGTCCGGACCCAGCAAATGCTCTTCCGTGGACTCCTTCCCAAGTGGGAGCATCGAAAGGGCCAGATGGTGGCTATGGGAGGCCTGACAATGGAAAATTTGAAGGTTTTCGGTTTGATGCTTGTGTACAAGCAAGCGGTGATTATCATGAGTTTGAGTCTCACTGA
- the LOC105059086 gene encoding N6-adenosine-methyltransferase non-catalytic subunit MTB isoform X3 gives MIALPPSPPLPSPCLPSRSETLLSASANGGDPFPVRCREELSLAATDRPGNWYSKTEENEDREGTDERKHRSSKSQKHSSVKEAQKRDSGRRRSSGDRKKSSSSSSGDGSEYDRKRESHTKIPRKNPDERSEKRSSEGYQEIESASIRRSRYEENERHSSRKSSMKPSESSYVGKSDSKGGKAVDHSKHGFARDGKQDHGNESSDSKCNVVDSSAGKGFRSSSTREEKTEDGETCKSRGRMVGQDEDSMSVTAPYEARPDVHEDDKWRRVFERSPEAEGNENDHRYSISKPHEQKSENYRQHQDSAYGSRDEVQIQERSISRDEEMRDRIGREVRYTKRSRTPERSGRHRKEEDDHDRGNSESDNEKNIGLKGREWERKGYKDDRSSKGKDRSWNDENGDREASKDHWKRNQTRQDSKDRESDSGHVKEWDLQWCEQEMVDGENLHGKPGYRKNARIRPDGVKASSASRNAYESSDSIEIKPNKNLDFGKEESSSIHFGRRSELGSQQDFTSGVNDGMGEYPPEKKGKIAYGYGDELQVTYQDHGSPMDQMSTRNSLDSHAKEGREQGDTNYDHTGLSQSNDSQHPFGNIQGSGSVNRPPQQGLKGGRPVRGGRGRLTGRDAQWDAIPSPMMGPSFGPLSLPPGPMQSFGPNMSHLPGPPIPPGVFFPPFPGPLIWPGARGVDMNMLAVRPSISPIHPPGPVGPRFAPNMGTGPNHGMYFNQPGLGRGIPSNMSGSGLNAMGVGGHGMPHDKAPSSWGPQRNSGPSKGPSRGEQNDYSQNFVDTGMRPQNFIRELELTSVVEDYPKLRELIQKKDEIVAKSASPPMYYKCDLREHVLSPEFFGTKFDVILVDPPWEEYVHRAPGVTDHMEYWKFEEIMNLMIEAIADTPSFIFLWVGDGVGLEQGRQCLKKGESNVVDVMINGNILLESVTHSSFMGYCGKVLCRGFFSSKLHYREGETTKRI, from the exons ATGAtagccctccctccctccccccctcTCCCGAGTCCCTGCCTCCCATCGAGATCGGAAACCCTGCTCTCCGCCTCCGCCAACGGGGGGGACCCCTTCCCCGTCCGCTGCCGCGAGGAGCTATCGCTGGCAGCCACCGACCGCCCGGGTAACTG GTACAGTAAAACTGAAGAAAATGAAGACCGGGAAGGCACTGATGAGAGGAAGCATCGGTCAAGCAAGTCACAGAAGCACAGTAGTGTCAAAGAAGCTCAGAAACGGGATAGTGGAAGGAGAAGAAGCTCTGGAGATAGGAAAAAGTCAAGCAGCTCAAGCAGTGGAGATGGAAGTGAGTATGACAGGAAAAGAGAATCGCATACCAAGATTCCAAGAAAGAATCCAGATGAGAGAAGTGAAAAGAGATCGAGTGAAGGGTATCAGGAAATAGAATCAGCGAGCATTAGGAGGAGCAGGTATGAAGAGAATGAGAGGCATTCTTCTAGGAAATCAAGCATGAAACCTTCTGAAAGTAGTTATGTGGGGAAATctgattcaaaaggtgggaaagcTGTTGACCATAGCAAGCATGGGTTTGCCAGAGATGGAAAGCAGGATCATGGAAATGAATCAAGTGACTCCAAATGTAACGTTGTGGATTCTAGTGCTGGTAAGGGTTTCAGGTCCAGTAGTACTAGGGAAGAGAAAACAGAAGATGGAGAAACATGTAAAAGTAGGGGCAGAATGGTTGGTCAAGATGAAGATAGTATGTCAGTTACTGCACCTTATGAAGCTAGACCAGACGTACATGAAGATGATAAATGGAGAAGGGTGTTTGAAAGATCACCTGAGGCAGAAGGAAATGAGAATGACCACAGGTATAGCATCAGCAAGCCACATGAGCAGAAATCTGAGAACTATAGACAACATCAAGACTCAGCATATGGCAGTCGTGATGAAGTTCAAATCCAGGAAAGGTCTATTTCTAGGGATGAAGAGATGAGAGATAGAATTGGGAGGGAAGTTAGATATACCAAAAGGTCACGAACACCTGAGAGAAGTGGAAGGCATCGTAAGGAGGAGGATGACCATGACCGAGGCAATTCAGAATCTGACAATGAAAAGAATATTGGGCTTAAGGGTAGAGAATGGGAAAGAAAAGGTTACAAGGATGATAGGTCTTCCAAAGGAAAAGATAGGAGCTGGAATGATGAAAATGGGGATCGGGAAGCTTCAAAAGACCACTGGAAAAGAAATCAGACTAGGCAAGATTCCAAAGATAGGGAGAGTGATTCTGGTCATGTCAAGGAGTGGGATTTGCAATGGTGTGAGCAAGAAATGGTGGATGGTGAGAACCTTCATGGCAAACCTGGCTATAGAAAAAATGCTAGAATCAGGCCGGATGGTGTAAAAGCATCATCAGCCTCTAGGAATGCTTATGAGAGTTCTGATTCTATAGAGATCAAACCAAACAAGAATCTTGACTTTGGAAAAGAGGAGTCttcttccatacattttgggCGGAGATCTGAACTGGGTTCACAGCAGGATTTCACTTCAGGAGTAAATGATGGGATGGGGGAGTATCCACCTGAGAAAAAGGGTAAAATAGCATATGGCTATGGAGATGAATTACAGGTAACATACCAAGATCACGGTTCACCTATGGATCAAATGTCCACAAGGAATTCTCTTGATTCTCATGCCAAAGAAGGACGAGAACAGGGTGATACAAATTATGATCATACAGGACTGAGCCAAAGCAATGATTCACAACATCCATTTGGGAATATTCAGGGATCAGGTTCTGTTAATAGGCCTCCACAACAAGGACTAAAAGGGGGCAGGCCtgtaagaggaggaagaggaaggctAACTGGGAGGGATGCTCAATGGGATGCAATTCCATCGCCTATGATGGGCCCTTCATTTGGTCCTCTCAGCTTGCCACCAGGACCGATGCAGTCGTTTGGGCCAAATATGTCGCACTTACCTGGCCCACCCATCCCCCCTGGTGTTTTCTTTCCCCCATTTCCAGGGCCACTCATTTGGCCTGGAGCTCGAGGTGTTGATATGAATATGTTAGCTGTCCGTCCCAGCATTTCTCCAATTCATCCACCTGGGCCTGTAGGACCTAGGTTTGCACCTAATATGGGAACTGGCCCTAATCATGGCATGTACTTCAATCAACCAGGCCTGGGAAGAGGAATACCCTCTAACATGTCAGGCTCTGGTCTAAATGCGATGGGAGTAGGTGGCCATGGGATGCCACATGATAAAGCACCTAGCAGTTGGGGTCCACAAAGAAATAGTGGGCCTTCTAAAGGTCCCTCAAGGGGAGAGCAAAATGATTACTCGCAGAATTTTGTTGACACTGGTATGAGACCGCAGAATTTCATCAGAGAGCTGGAGCTCACTAGTGTTGTGGAAGACTATCCGAAGCTGAGGGAACTAATCCAGAAGAAAGATGAAATTGTTGCCAAGTCTGCTTCCCCACCCATGTACTATAAATGTGACTTGCGTGAACATGTACTCTCCCCTGAGTTTTTTGGCACAAAGTTTGATGTTATTCTTGTGGATCCTCCATGGGAGGAATATGTTCATCGAGCTCCTGGTGTTACTGACCACATGGAATACTGGAAATTTGAAGAGATAATGAATTTGATGATTGAG GCAATAGCTGACACTCCTTCATTTATCTTCCTCTGGGTTGGTGATGGTGTGGGACTTGAACAGGGTCGTCAGTGTTTGAAGAAG GGAGAGAGCAATGTGGTTGATGTGATGATAAATGGCAATATCCTATTGGAAAGTGTTACACACTCGAGCTTTATGGGATATTGTGGCAAAGTCTTGTGCAGAGGGTTTTTCTCTTCCAAGTTGCATTACAGGGAGGGGGAAACAACAAAGAGAATATGA